In a single window of the Pandoraea pulmonicola genome:
- a CDS encoding LysR family transcriptional regulator produces MANIDVRLLRYFIAVAETGHMTRAAERLGIGQPPLSQQIRVLETQLGVTLFERLPRGMALTDAGQAFLGDAYEVVRKLDQAVDDVRRVAAGIKGRLSVGFTSSSALHPFVPTVIRAFRRDAPSVSLMLDESSTSELLDGLRDGQLDAAFIRQPQGDTGQITFVPVLEESMVLAVPSAHPLALTGRAGKAAVPMTVIAAEKLILYRRRTGQGLYDAIIAACHSAGFSPNIEQEAPRLLSTLSLVAAGLGVSVVPASLMRMQIEGIVYRPLSPAPRAPLHFACREGVLAGPTARLLDHVRATAQSFVAKH; encoded by the coding sequence ATGGCAAATATCGACGTGCGCCTGCTGCGCTATTTCATCGCCGTGGCGGAAACGGGACACATGACACGCGCCGCGGAGCGCCTCGGCATCGGACAGCCGCCGCTCTCCCAGCAGATCCGCGTGCTGGAGACGCAACTGGGCGTCACGCTGTTCGAGCGGCTGCCGCGCGGCATGGCGCTCACGGACGCCGGTCAGGCGTTTCTCGGCGACGCCTACGAGGTCGTGCGCAAGCTCGATCAGGCCGTCGACGACGTGCGTCGCGTGGCCGCGGGCATCAAGGGACGGCTGTCGGTCGGCTTCACGAGTTCGTCGGCGTTGCACCCGTTCGTGCCGACGGTGATTCGCGCCTTTCGGCGCGACGCGCCGTCGGTCTCGCTCATGCTCGACGAGAGCAGCACCAGCGAGTTGCTCGACGGACTGCGCGACGGGCAACTGGACGCGGCCTTCATCCGTCAGCCGCAAGGCGACACCGGACAGATCACGTTCGTGCCGGTGCTGGAGGAGTCGATGGTCCTGGCGGTGCCTTCGGCGCATCCGCTCGCCCTGACGGGGCGCGCGGGCAAGGCGGCCGTGCCGATGACGGTCATCGCGGCCGAAAAGCTGATTCTCTACCGGCGCCGTACCGGACAGGGGCTGTACGACGCGATCATCGCCGCGTGCCACAGCGCCGGGTTCAGCCCGAACATCGAACAGGAGGCGCCGCGTCTGCTCTCGACGCTCTCGCTCGTCGCCGCCGGGCTGGGCGTTTCGGTGGTGCCCGCTTCGCTCATGCGCATGCAGATCGAAGGCATCGTCTACCGGCCACTCTCGCCCGCGCCGCGCGCGCCGTTGCACTTCGCCTGTCGCGAAGGCGTGCTCGCCGGACCCACCGCACGGCTGCTCGACCATGTGCGGGCCACGGCGCAATCGTTCGTCGCGAAGCATTGA
- a CDS encoding chromate transporter: protein MSIPAPPVPNAMQDGRPAPDKSDKSDGPDTIHTPSIRALFFGFLGLGMTAFGGALPLARRMVVEKHRWASPAEFTDLLGLCQFLPGGNIINLSVALGMRFHGWRGALASILGLIAAPSAVVIMLGVIYQRFQNDPHVKHLFAGLAAAAAGLLIQMAWKVAWPLRKSIVLGCVALSCFIAIAVLRVPLVLTMLVMTPISIYATWRVSQ, encoded by the coding sequence ATGAGTATTCCGGCTCCGCCCGTCCCCAACGCGATGCAGGACGGCCGTCCCGCCCCCGACAAGTCAGACAAGTCGGACGGGCCCGACACGATCCACACGCCCAGCATCCGCGCGCTCTTTTTCGGTTTCCTCGGTCTCGGCATGACCGCCTTCGGGGGTGCGTTGCCGTTGGCGCGACGCATGGTCGTCGAGAAGCACCGCTGGGCCTCGCCTGCCGAATTCACCGATCTGCTGGGCCTGTGCCAGTTTCTGCCCGGCGGCAACATCATCAATCTGTCGGTGGCCCTTGGCATGCGCTTTCATGGATGGCGCGGCGCGCTGGCGTCGATCCTCGGGCTGATCGCGGCGCCGTCGGCGGTGGTGATCATGCTCGGCGTGATCTATCAGCGCTTTCAGAACGATCCCCACGTGAAGCATCTGTTTGCCGGTCTGGCAGCAGCGGCGGCGGGATTGCTCATTCAGATGGCGTGGAAAGTGGCGTGGCCGTTGCGCAAGTCGATCGTGCTCGGGTGTGTCGCGCTCTCGTGCTTCATTGCCATCGCGGTGCTGCGGGTACCGCTCGTGCTGACCATGCTCGTGATGACGCCGATTTCCATCTATGCCACGTGGCGGGTGTCGCAATGA
- a CDS encoding chromate transporter has translation MTGTLVSLALIFTQLSVLAFGGGNTILPEMERQVVDLHHWMTSEEFSALFALGQAAPGPNLMIVTLVGWHIAGWQGMLVTSLAKFGPSSLITVGVLHLWERFRDRPWRRIVQAGLVPMTAGLVAASAALIAEASATSWLLAAITASVAVLAIRTRVHPLWWLAAGSVAGLVGGAYL, from the coding sequence ATGACCGGCACGCTCGTCTCGCTCGCGCTCATCTTCACGCAGTTGTCCGTGCTGGCTTTCGGAGGCGGCAACACCATCCTGCCCGAGATGGAGCGTCAGGTCGTCGATCTGCATCACTGGATGACGTCGGAGGAGTTCAGCGCGCTGTTCGCGCTCGGGCAGGCGGCGCCCGGCCCGAACCTGATGATCGTGACGCTGGTCGGCTGGCATATCGCCGGCTGGCAGGGCATGCTCGTCACGTCGCTGGCGAAGTTCGGGCCGTCGTCGCTCATCACCGTGGGCGTGCTGCACCTGTGGGAGCGCTTCAGGGACCGGCCATGGCGTCGCATCGTGCAGGCGGGGCTGGTGCCGATGACGGCCGGCCTCGTGGCCGCGAGCGCGGCGTTGATTGCCGAAGCGTCGGCCACCTCCTGGCTGCTTGCGGCGATCACGGCGAGCGTGGCTGTGCTGGCGATCCGTACGCGCGTGCATCCGCTGTGGTGGCTCGCGGCCGGTAGCGTCGCGGGACTCGTGGGCGGCGCATATCTCTGA
- a CDS encoding LysE family translocator — MPTFATLATFVAVVLGLFLIPGPAVLLTITRTVQGGRRAGVMTGMGIAMGDLVHTLCAAVGLSAVLMTSALAFDVVKYVGAAYLIYLGVKALRERPSDPRLPVAPSVSPSRAFVQAVATEVLNPKTALFFLAFMPQFVHASEGNVFVQFLVLGLVFVAMSALYTAAIALSVRPLGKFVRRFTWLLRWQGKIIGTIFIGLGLRVALQQR, encoded by the coding sequence ATGCCGACCTTCGCCACGCTTGCCACCTTTGTCGCCGTCGTTCTCGGGCTGTTTCTGATTCCCGGTCCGGCCGTCCTGCTGACCATCACGCGTACCGTGCAAGGCGGGCGGCGGGCGGGGGTCATGACCGGCATGGGCATTGCGATGGGCGATCTCGTCCACACGCTGTGTGCGGCCGTCGGCCTCTCGGCGGTGTTGATGACTTCCGCGCTGGCCTTCGACGTGGTGAAGTACGTGGGCGCGGCCTACCTCATCTATCTGGGCGTCAAGGCGTTGCGCGAGCGGCCGTCCGATCCGCGGTTGCCGGTGGCGCCGAGCGTGTCGCCCTCGCGGGCTTTCGTGCAGGCGGTGGCCACCGAAGTGCTCAATCCCAAGACGGCGCTCTTCTTCCTCGCGTTCATGCCGCAGTTCGTGCATGCCAGCGAGGGCAACGTCTTCGTGCAATTCCTCGTGCTGGGTCTCGTGTTCGTGGCGATGAGCGCGCTGTATACGGCGGCGATTGCGTTGTCGGTGCGGCCGCTGGGCAAGTTCGTGCGACGCTTCACCTGGCTGCTGCGCTGGCAGGGCAAGATCATCGGCACCATCTTCATCGGCCTGGGTTTGCGGGTGGCCCTGCAGCAGCGCTGA
- a CDS encoding DUF3047 domain-containing protein — MARIASLPHPSLYSSPGSSSDPVCRRPPSRVFVAWLSRRARTFAVTLVLSFCASLLPRGVALAAEEASQAGAATAFSRATPGAALPTGWQNLPVVKGKKLTAYTVVVDGGRNVIEANSVDSASALMAKGDGIDLGATPVVSWRWKVDQAIPGADNRVRDKEDSPARLVFFFDGDKSTLPFGDRAAMTLARAGGEDLPYATLMYIWSNDAAPGGVIQNPHTDRVQMIVVAGGEASLGKWQTFTRNLAADYERVYKEKPGKLLGYGIFTDSDNTHASAHAWYGDMRFSPAKPSER; from the coding sequence ATGGCTCGCATCGCTTCGTTGCCGCATCCTTCGCTGTATTCGTCACCGGGTTCATCGTCTGACCCGGTGTGCCGCCGTCCCCCTTCTCGTGTGTTCGTCGCCTGGCTGTCCCGGCGGGCGCGGACGTTCGCCGTGACGCTCGTCCTCTCGTTCTGCGCTTCGCTGCTGCCGAGGGGTGTGGCGCTGGCTGCCGAGGAAGCGTCTCAAGCTGGCGCCGCCACGGCGTTCTCGAGGGCGACGCCCGGTGCGGCGCTGCCCACGGGTTGGCAGAACCTCCCGGTCGTGAAGGGCAAGAAGCTCACCGCCTACACCGTCGTCGTGGACGGCGGGCGCAACGTCATCGAGGCCAATTCCGTCGATTCGGCGTCGGCCCTCATGGCGAAGGGAGACGGTATCGACCTGGGGGCCACACCCGTCGTGTCGTGGCGCTGGAAGGTCGACCAGGCGATTCCGGGGGCGGACAACCGGGTGAGGGACAAAGAGGATTCGCCGGCGCGGCTCGTCTTCTTCTTCGACGGCGACAAATCCACATTGCCGTTCGGCGACCGGGCGGCGATGACCTTGGCCAGAGCGGGAGGAGAGGATCTCCCCTACGCCACGCTCATGTACATCTGGTCGAACGATGCGGCGCCGGGCGGCGTCATCCAGAATCCGCATACCGACCGCGTGCAGATGATCGTGGTGGCGGGCGGCGAGGCGTCGCTGGGCAAATGGCAGACGTTCACGCGCAACCTTGCGGCCGACTACGAGCGCGTCTACAAGGAGAAACCGGGCAAGTTGCTCGGCTACGGCATCTTTACCGACAGCGACAACACTCATGCGAGCGCGCATGCCTGGTATGGCGACATGCGTTTCAGTCCGGCGAAGCCTTCCGAACGATAA
- a CDS encoding peptidoglycan D,D-transpeptidase FtsI family protein codes for MQKNRQPKDVTFSSSPVLQSRMSLWRSKFVVIVITLAFIGLVVRAFWIAGPGNGFYIAQGEKRYEHTIVMPAVRGKIEDRDGRVLATSLPMRTVWAVPAEVPDDLSDSDIQKASKLLDIPAKELRTKLIGEKKFVYIKRQVSPEIGKQVEALGIPGVYESSEYKRFYPEGEVAAHVVGFTNVEDKGQEGMELGEEPLLEGTAGVRRVIKDRIGRTIQDLDDSSPPRDGKDIRLTLDTRVQYIAYQALKNALERTGAKAAMAVVIDAKSGQVLALANLPTYNPNDREHLTGEQLRNRVFTDVFEPGSILKPFTMALALDLRRLTPSTLIDTGPGRYVFEGATISDDSANGVLTAAGVIQKSSNIGMTKVSTMLRAEEMWDMFTEIGLGQQPKLGFPGAVSGRLRPYKSWRRIEQATMAYGYGISASLFQLARAYTIFANDGVMVPISIIKPDAPVQPEGVRVIDAHTATEMRKMLASVVDTGGTATTAQVAGYSIGGKTGTAYKAGAHGYDHSKYRASFVGIAPLSAPRLVIAVSVDEPKASQHFGGQAAGPAFAEIASQALPLLGIRPDLPVRPGVILAAPTSDTPPDDKASRG; via the coding sequence ATGCAAAAGAATCGCCAGCCCAAGGACGTCACGTTTTCCTCCAGTCCTGTTTTGCAGTCGCGCATGTCGCTTTGGCGCTCCAAGTTCGTCGTCATCGTGATCACCCTGGCCTTCATCGGATTGGTCGTACGCGCGTTCTGGATAGCGGGACCGGGCAATGGTTTTTACATCGCGCAGGGCGAAAAGCGTTACGAGCACACCATCGTGATGCCTGCGGTGCGCGGCAAGATCGAAGACCGCGATGGCCGGGTGCTCGCGACGAGTCTGCCGATGCGCACCGTGTGGGCCGTGCCGGCCGAGGTGCCGGACGATCTGTCCGACAGCGATATTCAGAAGGCGAGCAAATTGCTCGACATCCCGGCCAAGGAACTGCGTACCAAACTGATCGGCGAGAAAAAATTCGTCTACATCAAGCGGCAGGTATCGCCTGAGATCGGCAAGCAGGTCGAGGCGCTGGGCATTCCCGGCGTGTACGAGAGCAGCGAATACAAGCGTTTCTACCCCGAGGGCGAAGTGGCGGCGCACGTCGTGGGCTTCACCAACGTGGAGGACAAGGGCCAGGAGGGTATGGAACTGGGTGAGGAACCGTTGCTCGAGGGCACGGCTGGCGTACGCCGCGTCATCAAGGACCGGATTGGCCGCACGATTCAGGATCTCGACGATTCCAGCCCGCCGCGCGACGGCAAGGACATTCGGCTGACGCTCGACACGCGCGTGCAGTACATCGCCTACCAGGCGCTCAAGAATGCCCTGGAGCGCACCGGCGCCAAGGCGGCGATGGCGGTCGTCATCGACGCCAAGTCCGGCCAGGTCCTGGCCCTCGCCAACCTGCCGACCTACAACCCCAACGATCGCGAACATCTGACTGGCGAGCAGTTGCGCAACCGCGTGTTTACCGACGTCTTCGAGCCTGGATCGATTCTGAAGCCGTTCACCATGGCGTTGGCATTGGACCTGCGCCGACTGACGCCGTCGACGCTCATCGACACCGGCCCGGGCCGCTACGTATTCGAGGGTGCGACCATCAGCGACGACAGCGCGAACGGCGTGTTGACGGCCGCGGGCGTGATCCAGAAGTCCAGCAACATCGGGATGACCAAGGTGTCCACCATGTTGCGGGCTGAAGAAATGTGGGACATGTTCACCGAGATCGGTCTGGGGCAGCAGCCGAAGCTGGGCTTCCCCGGGGCGGTGTCCGGCCGCTTGCGTCCGTACAAATCGTGGCGTCGGATCGAGCAGGCGACGATGGCCTACGGCTACGGGATTTCGGCGTCGCTGTTCCAGTTGGCGCGTGCGTACACCATCTTCGCCAACGACGGCGTGATGGTACCGATATCCATCATCAAGCCGGATGCGCCGGTGCAGCCCGAGGGCGTGCGGGTGATCGATGCGCATACGGCGACGGAGATGCGCAAGATGCTGGCGAGCGTGGTCGATACGGGGGGTACGGCGACCACGGCGCAGGTGGCAGGTTACAGCATTGGCGGGAAGACCGGTACGGCCTATAAGGCCGGTGCGCACGGGTACGACCATTCCAAGTACCGTGCGTCGTTCGTGGGGATTGCGCCGTTGTCTGCGCCGAGGCTGGTGATTGCCGTGTCGGTGGACGAGCCAAAGGCGTCGCAGCACTTTGGCGGTCAGGCGGCGGGTCCGGCGTTTGCGGAAATTGCGTCGCAGGCGTTGCCGTTGTTGGGGATTCGACCCGATCTGCCGGTGCGGCCCGGGGTGATTCTCGCGGCGCCGACTTCCGACACGCCGCCGGACGACAAGGCGTCGCGCGGGTAA
- a CDS encoding cytochrome o ubiquinol oxidase subunit IV produces MSNTKSVQSHGHDAGHNAAGGSHGSVKSYLIGFVLAVILTVVPFKLVMDGTMPPSTVLPLILGAALVQIIVHLIYFLHMDRSSEQRWNVMAFLFTVLIVAIVLVGSLWIMHNANSLMMPGM; encoded by the coding sequence ATGAGCAATACGAAATCGGTGCAATCGCACGGCCACGACGCTGGCCACAATGCCGCCGGTGGCAGCCACGGCAGCGTGAAGTCGTACCTGATCGGCTTCGTGCTCGCGGTGATCCTGACCGTCGTGCCGTTCAAGCTGGTGATGGATGGTACGATGCCGCCGTCGACGGTGCTGCCGCTGATTCTCGGCGCCGCCCTCGTGCAGATCATCGTTCACCTGATCTACTTCCTGCACATGGACCGCTCGTCGGAACAACGCTGGAATGTGATGGCATTCCTGTTCACCGTGCTGATCGTGGCCATCGTGCTCGTCGGCTCGCTGTGGATCATGCACAATGCCAACTCGCTGATGATGCCGGGCATGTAA
- a CDS encoding cytochrome o ubiquinol oxidase subunit III has product MTSEVLKHSGAHADAHAHDHAHHDTGGNTIFGFWVYLMTDLVLFASLFATFAVLRDATAGGPTGKELFDLKFVLVETFILLFSSITYGFAMVGLHNGKKGAVQGWLAVTWLLGAAFIAMELYEFHHLILEGAGPNRSGFLSSFFALVATHGLHVASGLLWMAVLMFQIGKKGLTSTNTTRLQCLSLFWHFLDVVWIGVFTVVYLMGAM; this is encoded by the coding sequence ATGACGAGCGAAGTTCTCAAACACTCTGGCGCGCATGCGGATGCGCATGCGCACGACCACGCGCACCACGACACCGGCGGCAACACGATCTTCGGTTTCTGGGTGTACCTGATGACCGACCTGGTGCTGTTCGCCAGCCTGTTCGCGACGTTCGCGGTTCTGCGCGACGCCACGGCAGGCGGTCCGACGGGCAAGGAACTGTTCGACCTGAAGTTCGTGCTGGTCGAAACGTTCATCCTGCTGTTCTCGTCGATCACCTACGGTTTCGCCATGGTCGGTCTGCACAACGGCAAGAAGGGCGCCGTGCAAGGCTGGCTGGCCGTCACGTGGCTGCTGGGCGCCGCGTTCATCGCGATGGAACTGTACGAGTTCCACCACCTGATCCTCGAAGGCGCCGGCCCGAACCGCAGCGGTTTCCTGTCGTCGTTCTTCGCGCTCGTGGCGACCCACGGTCTGCACGTGGCCTCGGGCCTGCTGTGGATGGCCGTGCTGATGTTCCAGATCGGCAAGAAGGGCCTGACCTCGACGAACACGACGCGTCTGCAATGCCTGTCGCTGTTCTGGCACTTTCTGGACGTGGTCTGGATCGGCGTGTTCACGGTCGTGTACCTGATGGGAGCGATGTAA
- the cyoB gene encoding cytochrome o ubiquinol oxidase subunit I: MFGKLTLEAIPYHEPIIVGAVGMMVLGGLGIIALLTYFGKWKYLWNEWITSVDHKKIGVMYVLVALVMLLRGFADAIMMRTQLMLAHNAPGVLPPDHYDQIFTAHGVIMIFFVAMPFMTGLVNLVVPLQIGARDVAFPFLNTLSFWLFVAGAALVNLSLGVGEFARTGWLAYPPLSGIQYSPGVGVDYYIWALQISGLGTLLTGVNFVVTILKMRAPGMNLMKMPVFTWTSLCTMVLVCAAFPVLTVTLALLSLDRYLDFHFFTNELGGNPMMYINLIWIWGHPEVYILILPAFGIFSEIISTFSGKKLFGYKSMVYATAAIMVLSFLVWAHHFFTMGSGASVNAFFGIATMIISIPTGVKIFNWLFTMYRGRVQMTVPVLWTLGFIVTFVIGGMTGVLLAVPGADFVLHNSLFLIAHFHNVIIGGVLFGYIAGMNYWFPKAFGFKLDSRTGKASFWCWLIGFYLAFMPLYVLGLMGMTRRLNHYENAAWQPWLIAAWVGALFIAAGIGFQVLQLVISIKNRKALADTTGDPWNGRTLEWMTSSPPQFYNFAEEPRVHDIDELAYRKEHGIKGDLKTSYAPIHMPKNTGAGFIISAFSLVFGFAAIWHIWWLAIVGFVGMIVTFICRSNDDSIDYYVQSPEVVAIETAHHQALAAAAKA, from the coding sequence CTGTTTGGCAAACTGACCCTCGAAGCCATTCCGTACCACGAGCCGATCATCGTCGGCGCGGTCGGCATGATGGTGCTGGGCGGGTTGGGCATCATTGCGCTGCTCACCTACTTCGGCAAATGGAAGTACCTGTGGAACGAGTGGATTACGTCGGTCGATCACAAGAAGATCGGCGTGATGTACGTGCTCGTCGCGCTCGTCATGCTGCTGCGCGGCTTTGCCGACGCCATCATGATGCGTACGCAGCTCATGCTCGCGCACAATGCGCCGGGCGTGCTCCCGCCGGATCACTACGACCAGATCTTCACCGCTCACGGCGTGATCATGATCTTCTTCGTGGCGATGCCGTTCATGACGGGGCTGGTCAACCTCGTGGTGCCGCTGCAGATCGGCGCACGCGACGTGGCCTTCCCGTTCCTGAACACGCTTTCGTTCTGGCTGTTCGTGGCCGGCGCGGCGCTGGTGAACCTGTCGCTGGGCGTGGGTGAATTCGCGCGCACGGGCTGGCTGGCCTATCCGCCGCTCTCGGGCATTCAATACAGTCCGGGCGTGGGGGTGGATTACTACATCTGGGCTTTGCAGATATCGGGCTTGGGAACGTTGCTCACGGGTGTGAACTTCGTCGTGACGATCCTGAAGATGCGCGCTCCGGGCATGAACCTGATGAAGATGCCGGTCTTCACGTGGACGTCGCTGTGCACGATGGTGCTGGTGTGCGCTGCGTTCCCGGTGCTGACGGTGACTCTGGCGCTGCTCTCGCTGGACCGCTACCTCGACTTCCATTTCTTCACGAATGAGTTGGGCGGCAACCCGATGATGTACATCAACCTGATCTGGATCTGGGGTCACCCGGAGGTGTACATCCTGATTCTGCCGGCGTTCGGTATCTTCTCGGAGATCATCTCGACGTTCTCGGGCAAGAAACTGTTCGGCTACAAGTCGATGGTGTATGCCACGGCTGCGATCATGGTGTTGTCGTTCCTCGTGTGGGCGCACCACTTCTTCACGATGGGCTCGGGCGCCAGCGTGAACGCCTTCTTCGGTATCGCGACGATGATCATCTCGATTCCGACGGGCGTGAAGATCTTCAACTGGCTGTTCACGATGTACCGTGGTCGCGTGCAGATGACGGTGCCGGTGCTGTGGACGCTGGGCTTCATCGTGACGTTCGTGATCGGTGGTATGACGGGCGTGCTGCTGGCCGTGCCGGGCGCGGACTTCGTGCTGCACAACTCGCTGTTCCTGATTGCTCACTTCCACAACGTGATCATCGGCGGCGTGCTGTTCGGCTACATCGCGGGCATGAACTACTGGTTCCCGAAGGCCTTCGGCTTCAAGCTCGATTCGCGTACGGGCAAGGCAAGCTTCTGGTGCTGGCTGATCGGCTTCTACCTCGCGTTCATGCCGCTGTATGTGCTCGGCCTGATGGGCATGACCCGTCGTCTGAACCACTACGAAAACGCCGCATGGCAGCCGTGGCTGATCGCCGCCTGGGTGGGTGCGCTGTTCATCGCCGCGGGTATCGGCTTCCAGGTGCTGCAACTGGTCATCTCGATCAAGAACCGCAAGGCGCTGGCCGATACGACGGGCGATCCGTGGAACGGCCGCACGCTGGAGTGGATGACGTCGTCGCCGCCGCAGTTCTACAACTTTGCCGAAGAGCCGCGCGTGCATGACATCGACGAGCTGGCCTATCGCAAGGAACATGGCATCAAGGGCGATCTGAAGACGAGCTACGCGCCGATCCACATGCCGAAGAACACGGGCGCCGGTTTCATCATCAGCGCGTTCTCGCTGGTGTTCGGTTTCGCCGCGATCTGGCACATCTGGTGGCTGGCTATCGTCGGTTTCGTGGGCATGATCGTGACGTTCATCTGCCGCAGCAACGACGATTCGATCGACTACTACGTGCAGTCGCCGGAAGTGGTGGCCATTGAAACGGCCCACCATCAGGCGCTGGCCGCAGCAGCAAAGGCTTAA
- the cyoA gene encoding ubiquinol oxidase subunit II, translating to MKKHRNPRLFRLLALCSPLLLAGCNMTLLDPKGQIGVENKSLILTATWLMLIVVIPVILMTLWFAWKYRASNKSARYEPNWSHSTAIEVVVWLVPIVIIVILARLTWVSTHELDPYKPLESDVKPITVEVVSMNYKWLFIYPEQGIATINELAVPVDTPVNFKITSESIMNSFFIPQLGSQVYTMAGMETKLHLIANHVGAYDGISANYSGGGFSGMRFKTLAMSDNDFQQWVKKVRESKKVLDKSGYASLVPPSENSPVTYYSSVDANMFQSILHAPMATGMATQHEGHENHGAMEMKGMDMKMEMKGAGTDAATAPAAAAKVQNGQSMTMAMDNAGAHAMHAGTAAHAHKE from the coding sequence ATGAAGAAACACAGAAACCCGCGATTGTTTAGGCTCCTCGCCTTGTGCTCGCCGCTGCTTTTGGCCGGCTGCAACATGACGCTGCTCGACCCTAAAGGGCAGATCGGAGTAGAGAACAAGTCCCTGATCCTCACGGCCACGTGGCTGATGCTGATCGTGGTGATTCCGGTCATCCTGATGACGCTGTGGTTTGCGTGGAAGTACCGCGCGAGCAACAAGTCGGCGCGCTACGAGCCGAACTGGTCGCACTCGACGGCCATTGAGGTCGTGGTCTGGCTGGTGCCGATCGTCATCATTGTGATTCTTGCCCGCCTCACCTGGGTCTCCACTCACGAGCTCGATCCCTACAAGCCGCTGGAAAGCGACGTGAAGCCGATCACGGTCGAAGTGGTGTCGATGAACTACAAGTGGTTGTTCATCTACCCGGAGCAGGGCATTGCGACGATCAACGAGTTGGCCGTGCCTGTCGATACGCCGGTGAATTTCAAGATCACGTCGGAATCGATCATGAATTCGTTCTTCATTCCGCAATTGGGTAGCCAGGTCTACACGATGGCCGGCATGGAAACGAAGCTGCACCTGATTGCCAACCACGTCGGCGCGTACGACGGGATTTCGGCGAACTACAGCGGCGGCGGCTTCTCGGGCATGCGTTTCAAGACGCTGGCGATGAGCGACAACGATTTCCAGCAATGGGTGAAGAAGGTGCGCGAGTCGAAGAAGGTGCTCGACAAGAGCGGCTACGCTTCGCTGGTGCCGCCGAGCGAGAACTCGCCGGTCACGTATTACAGCTCGGTCGACGCGAACATGTTCCAGTCGATCCTGCACGCCCCGATGGCGACTGGCATGGCCACGCAGCATGAAGGCCATGAAAACCACGGCGCCATGGAAATGAAGGGCATGGACATGAAGATGGAAATGAAGGGCGCGGGCACGGACGCCGCGACGGCTCCGGCCGCCGCCGCCAAGGTGCAGAACGGCCAGTCGATGACCATGGCCATGGACAACGCCGGTGCGCACGCGATGCACGCCGGTACGGCCGCGCATGCGCATAAGGAGTAA
- a CDS encoding LysE family translocator has translation MVSLQLLTVFIGALIVVYALPGPDMALVMQTSMTRGVRHGLATALGLALARAGHVTLSACGVAALLRAAPWLFETVRIAGAIYLAWIAIQIWRSPAFGMEAAAASTDAPPPLGHAVRRGVLSSVLNPKALLFCSVLLPQFVHPEAGPVWTQVLELGVLLLIVGAIFDVALAFGAARIAHWLRTRPFAQKVQRWSFATALMAFAVRLSLD, from the coding sequence ATGGTTTCGCTGCAGTTGCTCACCGTTTTCATTGGCGCCTTGATCGTCGTCTACGCTTTGCCCGGCCCGGACATGGCGCTGGTGATGCAGACCAGCATGACGCGCGGGGTGCGGCACGGCCTGGCCACGGCGCTCGGGTTGGCGCTTGCTCGCGCCGGGCACGTCACGCTTTCTGCCTGTGGCGTGGCCGCGCTGCTGCGCGCCGCGCCGTGGTTGTTCGAGACGGTGCGTATCGCGGGCGCCATCTATCTCGCATGGATCGCGATTCAGATCTGGCGCTCGCCGGCGTTCGGCATGGAGGCCGCCGCGGCGTCCACCGACGCGCCGCCGCCGCTCGGACACGCCGTGCGGCGTGGCGTGCTCTCGAGCGTGCTCAACCCCAAGGCGCTCCTGTTCTGCTCGGTGCTGCTGCCGCAGTTTGTGCACCCGGAGGCCGGCCCGGTCTGGACGCAAGTCCTCGAACTCGGTGTACTGCTGCTCATCGTGGGCGCGATTTTCGACGTCGCGCTCGCCTTCGGCGCGGCGCGCATCGCACACTGGCTACGCACGCGGCCGTTTGCCCAAAAAGTGCAACGCTGGTCGTTCGCGACGGCACTCATGGCCTTTGCCGTACGACTGTCGCTCGACTGA
- a CDS encoding Lrp/AsnC family transcriptional regulator: MNDLDATDRAILAIVQRDGRISNARLAERVSLSETPCARRLKRLEADGHITGYRAELSRRALGLGVMAFVHVRFAVHDRALSEKFEREVQAIDRIVSCHNISGSADYLLGVVATDLDDYGLFTRDVLRALPGVSSIESMLSLYEVKRDTGAPLL; encoded by the coding sequence ATGAATGATCTCGACGCCACCGACCGGGCGATCCTTGCCATCGTCCAGCGCGACGGCCGTATCTCCAACGCACGGCTTGCCGAGCGCGTGTCGCTGTCCGAAACCCCATGCGCACGTCGTCTCAAGCGGCTCGAGGCCGACGGCCACATCACCGGCTACCGGGCCGAACTCTCGCGCCGGGCACTGGGCCTCGGGGTCATGGCATTCGTGCACGTCCGCTTCGCCGTCCACGATCGCGCGCTCTCCGAAAAGTTCGAGCGCGAAGTGCAGGCGATCGATCGCATCGTGTCGTGCCACAACATTTCCGGCAGCGCCGACTACCTCCTCGGCGTGGTCGCCACCGATCTCGACGACTACGGCCTGTTCACGCGCGACGTGCTGCGCGCCCTGCCCGGCGTCTCGTCCATCGAATCGATGCTCTCGCTGTACGAAGTCAAGCGCGACACCGGCGCACCGCTGCTCTAA